In the genome of Bradysia coprophila strain Holo2 unplaced genomic scaffold, BU_Bcop_v1 contig_232, whole genome shotgun sequence, one region contains:
- the LOC119075904 gene encoding ribokinase-like produces the protein MADVRHDVLVLGSCIMDFICYSAKLPKRGETIKGKKFETGYGGKGANQCVAAAKLGSKTALIAKLGADPFGDNYKEHLRNENVNTDQVESVEGHTTGVAQITVADNGDNHIVIVPGANDTMSLEDVDNSRELIDNAKVMVCQLETPTRATLAALKRFKGISILNASPPPLENSLDIFTVPNILCINEHEAASMTQRSVPNLEEAKRAISNFLCLGVRCVIITFGKLGAIFASNDSPKPIHVRTPKCEKAIDTTGAGDAFIGALAHYTAIDPTVPLVQRVGAAVHIATYSVQRKGTQSSYASLQDLGDFDIRTKKFDWSYI, from the exons ATGGCCGATGTAAGACATGATGTTTTAGTTCTAGGATCTTGTATTATGGATTTTATCTG TTATTCAGCTAAATTACCGAAAAGAGGCGAAACAATTAAGGGAAAGAAATTTGAGACTGGATATGGAG GCAAGGGCGCCAATCAATGTGTCGCTGCCGCCAAACTGGGAAGCAAAACTGCACTGATAGCAAAG CTTGGTGCCGATCCATTTGGTGACAATTACAAAGAACACCTGCGGAACGAAAATGTGAACACGGATCAAGTGGAAAGCGTCGAGGGTCAC ACAACCGGCGTCGCTCAAATAACCGTTGCCGACAATGGTGACAATCACATCGTTATTGTGCCCGGCGCCAATGATACAATGAGCCTGGAGGACGTGGACAATTCCCGGGAATTGATTGACAATGCCAAGGTGATGGTCTGTCAATTGGAAACACCGACACGTGCAACACTGGCCGCACTGAAACGCTTCAAAGGCATATCCATACTGAACGCATCGCCACCGCCGCTGGAAAATTCGTTGGACATTTTCACCGTTCCCAACATTCTGTGCATCAACGAACACGAAGCGGCATCGATGACCCAGCGAAGTGTACCGAATTTGGA AGAAGCGAAACGTGCAATTAGCAATTTCCTGTGCCTCGGAGTACGGTGTGTGATCATCACGTTCGGTAAATTGGGCGCCATTTTTGCGTCGAACGACAGTCCGAAACCGATTCATGTCCGAACGCCGAAATGTGAGAAGGCCATTGATACGACG GGTGCCGGTGACGCATTTATCGGTGCTTTGGCTCACTATACGGCCATCGATCCGACTGTTCCATTGGTGCAACGAGTTGGCGCCGCTGTACATATAGCCACTTATTCGGTGCAACGCAAGGGCACACAGTCGAGCTACGCATCGCTGCAGGATCTTGGTGATTTTGATATAAGAACCAAAAAGTTTGACTGGAGTTACATTTAG